GTGAAATCTTCACTAGGCTATCATTGTGAATACTCTCAAAATTTCACTTTAGATCATTGTATATCTGAAACTTGGGCAACAATCTGATTCTATTTTCTACTTGCAGATGCTTCACTCAGTTCTATTGTTGACAATGATGATGTAAATATTGAAGGTTATGTTGAAGACATCATTGCAGGAGTTTCTGGGCAACAGGAAAATGACTCGTGTACATCTTTTGAAGCATCATTTATGGATGCTGATAGATCTTTGCATGTCACAACTTCAACTGATTCTAGTGTTGGTCAAGGTTCCCATGTTTCCAGTGATTTCATTGACTACCATGTATCTCCAAACTGTTACCAGGGAACACATGATGGACCCTTTGTTGCTGACTCTTCTCTTGGTTTTGTGCCTAATGCTATTAATTCTCAATTGTGGCCATATGAAGAAATGATGAATAACATTAAGGCTGAAAATGTGGAGTTAAATGCTGATATTGCATATATGAGTAATGGCATGCCTTCAAGCACTACTGGGTGGATGCCTTTTCAGGATAGTCAACTTATGTTAGCTGATAATGGTTATCCATCATTTCATTCTGGTAATTTTGATGACATGTCATCACTGTCTCTTTCAGCTTGTGCTTCATACATGTCATATGGAGACCATTACCAGAACAATTTTCACCGTGATGATGCCGAGTTCAATGTAGGCCAagaggtgaaacaaacacctGGTATTTTTTCTTCTGAAGGGTGTCAAGCTTACCAGTGTTTTCAGAATGAGGATAATTATGCAGTTATATCTGGGATATCCAATCAATATCAAGATAGCATTGGCAGAACTGCTAGTTTTCAAGGAAActttgacaatttgaatttaaaagctgCAGATAATTCTTGGCTCCATCCCCAAGAACTAATTACCAGTGAGAAGCAGTTTGGTTGTGTTAAGAGAGAAGGAGGGATTCAACATAACTTTATTGATTCTCATCTTTCAAAAGGAAGAACTGAGAATTTCCATGTTGAGGAAGACCCTGATGTTTGCATTATTGAAGACATCAGTCATCCTGCTCCGACGAGTCGACCCGCAGGCATTGGGAATTCCCTTAATATATCTCAATCTTGTAGATATGTTGGAAGTACGGTCGGAAGTACAAGGATGAAGGCATGTGATGAACGAAATATATTACGAGTTGCATTGCAGGTTGGTGCTTTTATTTTATGGTTTTTATCTTTGGTTGCTGTTGGAAGATATGGGAATATTCTTCTCCCGCTGCACATAACTCTTATGTGGTTCATTGTAGGATCTATCTCAGCCAAAGTCTGAAGTTAGTCCACCAGAAGGATTGTTGGCAGTTCCTCTTTTAAGACATCAGGTTACTTTTCTtgtccatttttttataaatagaaaacttttattattgaatgaatgaatgaatcagTCATGTCAATACATGCTATGTCACACACTCACACCTGAGTACACTCTCCTTGTCTTTAAAGATGTGAAATTCTCAAGGCACCATTATCCTAAAGTTCACTGTCATTTACTTTTATTCAATTCCTTGACAGATTGtttcaataattatttcttctgataataaaagaaattcaatttttctcAGGGATAAGATTGTTGAGGCAAGAAAATCATCATATATACTTGTATATTGTTTGGAAAAAATGCCTTGTTGGATTATATGGGACAAGAACTTTGGTGTACTTAAGTACTTTTCATGTGTCTAATTCTGACTGCTGACCTGATCCTGTGTATATTCAATCCCATTTTTCCTGAGATTTTCTGATAACTTGCTTTATCTGTATATTTGGGACATCCAACATTTTGACTAATTGTACTTGTCCTGGTCAGAGAATTGCTTTATCATGGATGATTCAAAAGGAAACATCAAGTTTAAATTGCTCAGGAGGAATTCTTGCAGACGATCAGGTTAGTTGCCTGCAGCGTTAATTATAACTAATTGTTGATGTGATTTTCTTGTGCCTTGGTGAGTTAAAAACTTTTCTCTTGTAGGGACTTGGAAAAACAGTATCAACTATTGCATTAATATTAAAGGAAAGACCTACATTACTTAATGGGTGCACCACTGCCCGAAAAAGTGAATTGGAAACTCTGGATGTGGATGATGACATGCTTCCTCAGAATGGTATAGTAAAGGAAGAATCTAATATGTGTGAGGATAAGCCAAGTGGATATCCAATGAATTTGTTGAAGCAAGCAAAGGGAAGGCCATCTGCTGGGACCCTTATTGTTTGCCCGACTAGTGTCCTGCGTCAATGGGCTGAGGAGTTGCGTAGCAAGGTAAATGGTCAGGCAACTCTCTCTGTGCTAGTATACCATGGAAGCAATCGAACAAAAGATCCTTATGAGGTGGCCAAGCATGATGTTGTCCTAACAACTTATTCCATTGTCAGCATGGAGGTCCCTAAGCAGCCTCCAGCTGACAAAGATGACGAGgaaaaggaaatttttgaaGATCATGCTACACCaagtaggaaaagaaaaagcccTTCTAATTCTAGTAAAAGTGGCAAGAAGAAATTGGATGGCACAAATCTTGAAGCTGTTGCTCGGCCACTTGCAAAGGTGTCATGGTTTAGGGTTGTCCTGGATGAGGCCCAGAGTATAAAGAATCACAAAACTCAAGTTGCAAGGGCCTGTTGGGGTCTTCGTGCTAAGCGAAGATGGTGTTTGTCAGGGACTCCTATCCAGAATGCAATTGATGATCTCTACAGTTACTTCAGATTTCTAAGATATGACCCTTATTCTGACCATGCATCATTTTGTACTAGAATTAAGAACCCAATTAGCAGAAATCCAGCAAACGGGTATAGAAAGTTGCAAGCTGTCTTGAAGACAATAATGTTACGCCGAACGAAAGGTTAGATTTAATTTATCTGAATGCATGGATTTCACATCGCCAAATTAGTTGGCtataattattagttatttcCTTGGTTTGTCGTCTTAGTCATAGAGTATAATTCATTTGACTTTCCAATATGATTATCACTTCAATTTTGTAATCTATGCTTTATTACATGGATAAAAATTTTAGGCATTGGATTGAATGagagaatttttcattttatggtTTCGTTTTCTTGTCTTGTTAGCTATTGCATTGTTTGTGGGCTCATTCCTCTAAGCAATCATCAGTTGTATTAACTTGAAATTTCCCTGGAACCATGTGATGATCATTCTCTGTAGGTACACTTCTTGACGGGGAACCTATTATTTCCTTGCCGCCTAAGTATATAGAGCTGAAAAAAGTTGATTTTTCAATGGAGGAACGTGATTTCTATTCCAAACTAGAGGCTGATTCACGTGCACAGTTTCAGGTATGGTCTGTCTTTAGAAAGGAATCTTATGTGACttctataatattttgtttgtaaTGTAATTGAGCACTTGCACCAATTTTTCCAACTCAAATCAAGTGGGAGCATTTGATAATAGTATTGTTCATGACTTCATGGAAGTATATTTTCTTGGTAAGCCATATTTGAAGTCCACTATTGACATGTGCATGATGTGATGTGATGTGATGTCAGGAATATGCTGATGCTGGAACTGTCAAGCAAAATTATGTCAACATTTTGCTGATGCTTCTGCGCCTTAGACAAGCTTGTGATCACCCTCTGCTTGTCAAGCGATACAATTCAAACTCTCTATGGAGATCTTCGGTTGAGATGGCAAAGAAGCTTCCTCAGGAAAAACAAATCTCTCTTCTGAAATGTTTAGAGGTTTCCTTGGCCCTCTGTAGCATTTGTAATGTATGTATTTACCATCCtttagtatttataaatttgGATTTGTGTGACTGTACATCTGCgtgtatttgttatttgtttgcTTGAGCCGAAACTGGTTAGTTGCAATTATATATTAGTTCTTAGGGTCATAATGTCATAGGTTGTGCTTGGAATGGGTTTTAGAGTAACTGAAGAAGTTAACTCAAGAGTTGAGTAAAAATTGATGGAGATGGAAAAGGTTTTCTTTGCTCTTATATTCTTATTCCCTTGCAGAAAATAGGAAAAGATGAttgagaattatttttttcctccttgCTTACTTGAGGGTAAAGGACTTTTATAATTGTTGTATGCCTGTATCATCCTCATCAACCATATTTATTGGCAAAGTGTATGTCCTCCATGACTCCTCTGTTTTACCTTTACCATCACTTGTTTTCTGGACAGGATCCTCCTGAAGATGCAGTTGTCTCAGTTTGTGGCCATGTTTTCTGTAACCAATGCATCTGTGAACATCTTTCTGGTGATGACAATCAGTGCCCTGCTGCAAATTGCAAAAGTCAACTGAGCACATCTATGGTATTTTCAAAAGCCACACTGAACAGTTGTCTTTCTGACCAGGGTTGTGATAATTCACCCAGTTGCTCTGGTCCTGAAGCCGAAGAAGCTGAACCTTGGTCCGAAAGTAAGCCATATGATTCTTCAAAAATAAAGGCTGCACTTGAGGTTTTGAAGTCATTGTGTAAGCCACAGTGCTACACATCAAAAAGTACTTCTGAGCATAGCACTTTCAGGGAAGATAAAAATTGCCTTGGGAACCCCTCCATTGCTAAGAATGGGAAATCCTTAAAAGATTCTCCTGAGAGTCAAAATTTGTCTGATGAGAATAGAAGCTCTAATGCTTCAGTTACTGTTGTAGGGGAGAAAGCTATAGTGTTTTCTCAGTGGACGAGGATGCTAGATTTGCTTGAAGCGTGTCTCAAGaattcttcaattaattatagAAGGCTTGATGGAACAATGTCAGTTGTTGCAAGAGATAAAGCTGTTAAAGATTTTAACAATTGTCCCGAGGTTAGTAAAATTGCAGATCCCTTAAAATCATGATTGAATTTTTGGTTCCCATGCCATAAAATTAGTGGCGAGATACATTGAATGATGAGGTTTGACATGTCTTGTAGGTAACTGTTATAATTATGTCTTTGAAAGCTGCCAGTCTTGGTCTCAACTTGGTAGTAGCATGCCATGTTCTTATGTTAGATTTATGGTGGAATCCTACAACTGAAGACCAAGCAATAGATAGAGCACATCGAATTGGCCAGACTCGTCCTGTGACTGTTTTGCGGTTAACTGTGAGAGATACAGTTGAAGATCGTATTCTAGCTCTGCAGGTAATTTTTTGTGCCATATAAAGTTGCTTTTAATCATATTACATTGTGTTCTAGGAGATGTGAGTTATATTGTTCTAGTTAGCACCTAAGTGACATAATGAGATTAGAATGCTTCTGAACAGTCAATGACATCTGCACTTCTATATGAATATGCTTGTATCACTATCAGTTAACacaaagattttttaaattttggcttaaaatatattatttctgtGTAATGAATTGTATGGGCTGAATAATGTGTGCGGGTCTTTTGCATAACAACGAACCTTAGTTGGAGCTGCTCTATCTGGGCATATCTTTTGAGTTAGGTGGCGTGCTATCTGAACTGTTTTGGTTAAAATGTTTTGATTTACTAGCCTTAAAATGCTAGTTCGCTAGCACACTCTTTCTACTGAAAATTTCGTTGCAACACATTTAGAGTACttcgttataaaaaaaatgtaaaatgtagTGTGATTGCTTATGCAAGAAAATCTTACATGTTCTTGCAGCAAAAGAAGAGAATGATGGTTGCATCTGCATTTGGGGAGGATGGAACTGGTGATCGTCAGACTCGCCTCACTGTGgatgatttaaaatatttgttcatGATGTGATTAGACGTACATATTTACAGATATAATCTACATTTTTTGGATTGGTGATTTTTTGACCTGGGGGCAGATGTCATCTTGAGTTTCTTTCCGGTGACTGCTGACGAAACAGAAACAGAACATTTCTAGCAAGGGATTGGAAGTGGTAACAAGGTTGCTATTGACTTTTGACATTAAGATTATATGAAGAAATGTTTATATGTTTAGAATGAGATGTTCATTCTTTGACATGGAAATTTTAGTTTAATCTCACATCTTTGTAGGATGTAGAGAGCAGTAGCATATATAGCAACACACAGAAGATTTTTATGGATTGTTCTTTTCACtgtaaataatagaaatttttgcTTTACcgttttgttcctttttatttctCCATTTCGTGTTCAGTTTTTAAGTGCAATGTCACCGCAGGTGAAAATCGATATCCATGTATACCTTGAGATTATCTCGAACTGAACaattgtgaatgtttttgtaaaGCTGCATTTTGTCGAATAATTATGTTGATTTATTGTTACTGGTTACTGGAGTTTTGGATAATTTAAGTCACAGTAGGAATTTCTAGTTAAAGAGAATTAGCAGTAGTTCTAAGCTGAGATGCATCAGAGATGCATGCTACTACCAGCGCATGCGATCTGCTTGCGAGGGAAACATTGTCTATGAGTAATTTTTGTTGCCATATGCAGACAAATAATGACTCAACCACTTGAATAATCTTGGAAACCTTCAAAGACAGAGGAACTAAAAAGAGAATGGAATCTAATGCAATAGGAAACAACAATGAAAAGTAGTCTTAAGGACGAAGAAACgacttgaaagttgaaagatGGATAACTTAAAtgctaaattacatttttaatctACACATTTATGAGGGATTTTTGTCTGTATTATTCTAACTTTTAATCCTTAAGTTTAgtaattataatttctaattataaaaataagttcTCTATTCACAAGTGTCGTTCAATAATCAATGAGAAAATAATAGAAGTGTGACGTGGTATTGATTTATATAGACTGATAacgaaaatatatgaaaaatattttatacaattttctttcagtttaaaaagaaaatatcacgTGTAATTTCGTTATTctactattaattattttacaaaatttggaGTGACGGACATAACAattaacaaacatattttaatttataaaaatcaatatcgAATACTTTCATTGCACCTTAGAACATGGACTTGTTTAAACTGAGAGGAATTAACTTTAGAGAtaaagtttaataattattattaattaaaaaggttaatgattaaaattataattaattttatattttattaattttattataatttagcattgttgtttttttattagaaaaatatttatgtattgatagtataaattttttttatacagatctcatcatatataatttttaaaataattattattttaaaatgatttaaatgatgatttataataaaataattatataaaactgTTTTACATAATGCatagacattatttttttaaatcaaaattaatggtTATGAATGTACTTTATTCTTTAATATGGATCTTCTTACATTAGATATCCAAATCctccatgattttgatttttcgaAAATTGATGAGTTTTCACATTTTTCATAACTCATACTTCCAAATTAAATGATGCATTGCAAACTTGTGACAGAAACTACAATAAAGAATTTTCATGATGAAGACAAAAACGaaaccaaaaattgaaaacacCTCGGAGCTTATGACTAAGTCCCAAATCAAAAAGATTAGTTCCATTACTTACTGACTTAAATAACCAGAACCTGTGCAAATATCTCGAGCACTTAATCCGAAGGTTCTAATTTTTAccgcagtttttttttttaaatggagaaataaaaaatacaaataatggaAGTTAATGAGTGATTTATACATTTGGAGTCGAACTCATTAGGGTGTTCGCCAGCATATTCGATCAGATTTTGATCAAATGTAGAATTCAATCCAGACAAATTTGATCGATTtggtttcatttaatttttatatttttttttgaaacccaACGGAAATCATTCATAAATGATTTTGTTCGATTCGGGTTAACGAgttattcatttaaatttaatttttttcttagaatGTTACGCTATCTTGTATcatgatttatataaatattcaatgcaattaatataatattatcaaaGATCTGGAAATAATAagattgattcatttaataccatctagataatgttttaaaatagattaatataaattaaaacaaaatattttttaactagatCTATGAATCATAATTATTTCTTATACATCAATCCCTTGTAATAAATTTTGCTACAATCAACTTTGTTATATgatctattaatattataaatatgacaaaataattataaaaaaatgtgaaacgaataataatgtatttgaaattaatatcttaagaagtttcaattaaaatcaaattaaacaattctaaaaatttaaataatttttaattaaatttataaatttaaatctcTATAAACGattttaatcaattcgattCAATTTTGAATCAAATATAAGTAAAACAACTCAAACACAATGCAGAACATGCCCGTGCTGTTCCAAACCTTCATCCAACAAATATCTgttcaaaattatcaataacatctttttttctttcataaataataaataaacagtaCACAGAACATTCATCGTTATTaacgaaatttcatcaaaacgCATCATCACATTTGCCAGAGTCACCAAACAAAATAGTAACACTATTCAACTCTGGTTTGTGTACACCTAGCGAGCAGCCACTCCAAGATATCGTTCCGAACAATCTCAACATTCTCATCGGTTTCCCCGAAGAGCAACAAATGCATCATCCCTTCATAAACCCTAATCGTCTTATCCTCACTCCTGGCCTCACGGTACAACTCTCTACTCCCATGCAACACTATGAAGGGAAGACTCACATCACAGAGCCTCCGATTCAGCAAATCGGTGACCCTCAAAAGCTCCACCACAGTCCCCAACCTGGGTTTGGCGCGGTAACGCAAATGGTCCAGGAGTAGCCGTGGAGCATGAAGATGAGGGCGCGGGGTGGAGTTGAACTAGGGTTTGGGAGCCAGGATCTTGTGAAGAGTTTGAGGCCAAGTGGGGTGGTGAAGAAGGAGGTTGTGGATGTGATTCCTTGTTGTTTGTAGTAGTCCTCTTCTGGAGTGAAGCCCCAGTAGTGGGGGTATGAGTGGAGGAGGAGCTTTTCTTGCTCTTCTTCCATTGCTCTGTGAAGATGATGCTGGCTTTGTGATTGTGGAATTGTGGCTGTGGTTTTTGTATTGATGGAGTCAAGAGACAACTGGAAAATTCAAAGAGGAGTTTGCTTGgttgtttttggcttttgtggCTGTGTAAGGTTCACCCGGTTTGTGTAATTGGATTCAGTTTTTTCTGCCCTGTCAAACTCATTTGGGAGCTCCTATTTTCACTATCCACATTGATGAAAAAGACATCTTGGTCTCTCTCGTTTGGCATTGAAGACGGTTAATGCAAGGAAAAAGGTGAGGgggaaaaagtttttttttttaaagagatgaTGGGTAAGAAGTTAAGcaatagagaaaaagaaaacagatcATGAAGGTTGAAGAAAGACAAAGGCAGTAGGTATATAGAATTGCACATCATGCTGCATACTCTAATTTCACCACCAAAAGCagcataattttatttatttatttataaatgtagTATTACTTCATAGAACTCCTAACAGTTGTACTTGCTTAATAAGATGCTTATCCAGCTTCTCACAACAACATTGACTAATCACGTTTATCCATTAGATCTATGAGCAATGATATCAGgtagtagtaaaaaaaaaatagagtgcaACCTTGGATAGAGTTTTTAGTTTCTTGGAGCCTTGGAAGTTGGAGGGCTATGCAAATCCGGACTtagaaagtttatttttattttttattttttatcaagtaCTTAGAAAGTGTATGTTAACAATTTACATCATTAAGactttttaagaaaatcaaaattttaacttactaatataattctcttaaaaaaagttaaatgattatatattaacaaacaCTTCGAGAGTCTGTAAAAGAGCTAATTTTGTTCGTACAGCAAAAAACAGAGGATAAAAGtagatataaattaattaattttgaccatatatatataattaaaaatgaatttcttttactttcaaACACACTCTCTCTGTATCTATTTCTTTGTTTGAATAATGTCTTATGATatacttcaaaaaataaaataaaataatgtcttATTGTACAATTCTTAGAGCCACCACACTTTACAACTGTCCATATTCACGTTATGTCTTGTTTGTACTTCAAtagattttgtgttttttccCCCTTTCAACAGCACGATTGATTCTCACTCACACAGCTAATTTTCAATTGCAACACAATTGGGACCGCAAAATTATACAAATGGCATTACTATTCTTTGTTGACTTTCTATTTGATAAATGAAGTCTTACAATGTTCTGCTCTGTTTGCAACTTCTATTCTCAATTGTAATCATTTACATGTATATGGATATGCAGGATGAGAGCTGATAGTGTGATAGAGAGGTTATCTGATTTTCCATTATCTGGTCAATGCTATCCTCACGCACagtttgatcctcatgtgcaaaATGTGTCTTTTCATGTGTCAGAATATTGGTCTGACAACCACTTAGAGAGGATCATAATAGTGCTTAAGAAGTACTAACTTGTGATGACAAAacatgttgatttttatatttgtctAAGTCATCACACTATGTATGTTGCTTTCTTAGCTACTAGATACTTTTTCCTTAGGATGAGTCATACCTTGGTTTGGGAAAatcatttctaattaattaaattggtgGCATGTACCGATAGATATATACGTGTCTCCCTGCTTAGTACCATTCCAATTGACAGAGAATTTATCAAAGAGCTGTCTGAGCAAACACCTGTTTAACAAACCCATATACCTTTGTAGGTTaggatttgataaaattaatgttaatagaATTTATTGAACTGTTAAATGTGATTGaaatgtatttaaaataaagatgaaaaattaaaatttgaattttatgaaaactaaaatcaGAAGTCTAAAATTTTCTAAGAATATCTTTAAAATGACACACAATATTTGTTACATGACAACTATGTGATTGTCATAGGttcatgtaacaaaaaaaaaatgataatgtgaacaattttgttttctctaaaaaattatgaccaatatcaacaaatatttaagaatttgaaaataaaaataaccataaaagTTGAGAATTATTATAGACTTGTCAGTGACAGATCCATGCTTAAATGACACAATACACATGCATccctcacttttaaaaaattacatataaatgttttaaatgtatatattttgtctcttttagctaattttatatatttgaatatcctgcctttaattttttcctaatacttattaatttttattttattaaatagattGACCCCTTAACTTAGGGTCCTAGAATCTCCATTAGTTGGCCTTGAGTTCAATAtccatatgataatttttacaagtttgagTATTAGATTAACTCAAAAGAGGGGTGACAAAGTGGGTTAATCCCACTGCTCAGCCCATCCAAAATCCAACTTGATCTGCCTAATTCACCTCTTAACCCActaatatttaatgtatatatgcataagttaatacttttatataattaaaaaaatgattaatatgtatatgcatataaaacaaaatgagtgaaaTGTTATAAAGAAAtgaattagtatttttaaaatatttttattagatttttctttattttgaatattttaggtGGGTTTCGATAGCTTAACTTGCCAACTTGTCATTTCATGACTCACAAAGCTACCATTCTACCTTTTGGCAAGTCAACTTGTCAATCTCCTCTAAATGGGATggattatatttttcaactcaTTTTTAGTCGGTGGGTTGATGGCATATCAAGGTGATGTTGGCTCGCTTTGCCACCCCTAGACTCAAAACTTAAGGGTCGATTAAGGTTAACTTCACTGATAGGAACATTAACGAACACTTGTGAACAATGAATCAAACTTTGATTAGGTGTAAAATTGCGTGTTGCTACACCAAAATAGGATATAAATGTGGATGAGTGACCTTAGTTTCTATGCCAAGAAATCCAACCTAACTCTGATGCCTATATATTACTTCATTGTCTTAGGTAAGTCACTCTAATAGAATTCTTATTATTCAATTGTCATAGCGTCTTTACAggtatatatacttattttttcatGACATCTCAACTATGTTGGATAACCAAACACAAGAAAACTTTGATTTATCAAAATCACATCAAAATCAACCATCCTCAAAAGTTCATTCTCAAATCTGTTATTAATTAAAGCTAGAGGTGTGAACAGGTCTTTCTCTGATATTAaacaaacatttaaatttttgaggAAAAGTTGATATTAAAGTTTAAAGTAATCTTGGCTTTCGACTTAGGAAAACTCCGAATGAGGAAACATGTCTTTCTCTGAGTGTGGCAGGAaaggaatataattttatttaaaatttctacTTCAGAATATAAAATCTGTTATCTATAACTTGTGCAGGGTTGTAACTAAATGGATGAAGTACTCCTGGTTTTTTTGAAACAGGATGAAGTACTCCtggtactaaaaaaatatacataatagaaaagatttaaaaattacCTTCAAGTAAGTGTATACAACAAAATTGAAGGATtgtataaaatttcaaatactattttagtgaagaaaatgaaaaacaaaactgctACACGAGTAgaaacttttgtttttaaacGTCATGTTGTCAATCTTTCTTCTTCTGTTTTGGTGTCTTAATTGAATTTCTATAACTTTTGGGAGCCTCATCACCCCCTTGTGATCAACAAAACTCGGGCATTGCATTCGGACACCTTTTTCTATTAGAGTTGTGTATGAACTTGAAGAGTTTTTGGCCATGTTCCACCATATTGGGTAATTAACTCGCTTGAGAAAGGTTTTATTCTGATTGAAACACAACACAATTGAAATAAGAgatgttttgatatatatatatatatatatatgtatgtacttATTCGTTTTCTGATATAAAATGTTGGGTGGCAAACATGCAGAGTAAATCATAAAGGCCATGAAGGTTAAAAGTGGATCAGATGTTTCATAAATCTCACTAAATTTCAAAAATGAGTTgttaaatatttctttcataattgattttaatttatatcatatCTTTTGTCCATTATTATTCAACCTGAGACTTCTTTCACACTCTTCCGTGCTTGTATCTCGTTCATGTTGGTTCCCACTTCATTCTTCCCCCAACACGCAACCCATTTCTGCTTGGCCGTTAACTAATAAGAGATTTTAATTCATTTGACCTAATAagtaataagaaattttaattgatttgactCCATTTCCTGTGTGGAATTGATCTCAATCCTATCTCTCGTTAGAAATTAAGTGCACAGAGACTTGATCATTGAATAGAGTTGTTAAATAAAATCgtgaaaaaatttgaaaaatcacGAAGAGGATAAAGAGGCCAAAGCCTATAGCATTAAAGTAAATGAACTCTGACTCTTGACAAATCATGTTAATTAGGCATATGAATACGTGTCACCTTTTGGATCAAGTTAAATGGCTAGATAGCAATTCCGGATGTTGTATTTTTTCTcgaaatattaaagaaaaccaTTGAGCTCATCACTGATTGCATTTTTATGCAACAGTCATAGTCCCTCTTAGTGGTGCTGAATCGAtcaagatataaaataatattaaaaattgaaattactgTTGGAATAGGTGGATATCTATTGGTCAATAAATGCTTAAGTTGAAGTTATATGTGGCGAATTC
This region of Glycine max cultivar Williams 82 chromosome 7, Glycine_max_v4.0, whole genome shotgun sequence genomic DNA includes:
- the LOC100527790 gene encoding uncharacterized protein LOC100527790, which gives rise to MADADVDLSELFSGNADEDDDMFYIDIQTVQKVLDEDDDCYFQENSPEDSSSKNVSPSESGIHDTFQIQNGSQVLEEPYLSKLGFANSVTSCSPFCSDVSDFGVRGSVGVSDSAANSMLDCERENQGPQSRACSSPNAFPGNFSDSFSPGESDEVFRTERTQVSKHEIPAYSVETSFPEAQSNNISICGDNLNLSMWIGENESQFKHVREDVESEHASLSSIVDNDDVNIEGYVEDIIAGVSGQQENDSCTSFEASFMDADRSLHVTTSTDSSVGQGSHVSSDFIDYHVSPNCYQGTHDGPFVADSSLGFVPNAINSQLWPYEEMMNNIKAENVELNADIAYMSNGMPSSTTGWMPFQDSQLMLADNGYPSFHSGNFDDMSSLSLSACASYMSYGDHYQNNFHRDDAEFNVGQEVKQTPGIFSSEGCQAYQCFQNEDNYAVISGISNQYQDSIGRTASFQGNFDNLNLKAADNSWLHPQELITSEKQFGCVKREGGIQHNFIDSHLSKGRTENFHVEEDPDVCIIEDISHPAPTSRPAGIGNSLNISQSCRYVGSTVGSTRMKACDERNILRVALQDLSQPKSEVSPPEGLLAVPLLRHQRIALSWMIQKETSSLNCSGGILADDQGLGKTVSTIALILKERPTLLNGCTTARKSELETLDVDDDMLPQNGIVKEESNMCEDKPSGYPMNLLKQAKGRPSAGTLIVCPTSVLRQWAEELRSKVNGQATLSVLVYHGSNRTKDPYEVAKHDVVLTTYSIVSMEVPKQPPADKDDEEKEIFEDHATPSRKRKSPSNSSKSGKKKLDGTNLEAVARPLAKVSWFRVVLDEAQSIKNHKTQVARACWGLRAKRRWCLSGTPIQNAIDDLYSYFRFLRYDPYSDHASFCTRIKNPISRNPANGYRKLQAVLKTIMLRRTKGTLLDGEPIISLPPKYIELKKVDFSMEERDFYSKLEADSRAQFQEYADAGTVKQNYVNILLMLLRLRQACDHPLLVKRYNSNSLWRSSVEMAKKLPQEKQISLLKCLEVSLALCSICNDPPEDAVVSVCGHVFCNQCICEHLSGDDNQCPAANCKSQLSTSMVFSKATLNSCLSDQGCDNSPSCSGPEAEEAEPWSESKPYDSSKIKAALEVLKSLCKPQCYTSKSTSEHSTFREDKNCLGNPSIAKNGKSLKDSPESQNLSDENRSSNASVTVVGEKAIVFSQWTRMLDLLEACLKNSSINYRRLDGTMSVVARDKAVKDFNNCPEVTVIIMSLKAASLGLNLVVACHVLMLDLWWNPTTEDQAIDRAHRIGQTRPVTVLRLTVRDTVEDRILALQQKKRMMVASAFGEDGTGDRQTRLTVDDLKYLFMM